The Geotalea uraniireducens Rf4 genome window below encodes:
- a CDS encoding 2-hydroxyacyl-CoA dehydratase family protein produces MSRIGFTTTIPIEILIAAGKTPADLNNIFITSDKSQQFIEDAEVDGFPRNVCGWIKGIYAAVRESGIREMIAVTEGDCSYTKALMEVLSMGGITVIPFAYPLDRDPQSLKAEIEKLMGHFGVGWQEVNAAKERLDRIRRKIREIDRLTWQENRVSGEENHYFQVSASDMNGDPDRFEAEIDAFLEQAVARKPFSDRVRIAYLGVPPIFSGLYPFLESLGARVVFNETQRQFAMPYETLDLVEQYRSYTYPYDIFHRLADISMEIDRRNIDGVIHYVQSFCFRQIEDMVIRRKLDLPILTLEGDKPSRLDARTKIRIEGFVEMLGEKRLLVDGE; encoded by the coding sequence TTGTCCCGAATCGGCTTCACCACAACCATACCCATCGAGATTCTGATCGCGGCGGGGAAGACCCCGGCAGACCTGAACAACATCTTCATTACCAGCGACAAAAGCCAGCAATTCATTGAAGATGCCGAAGTGGACGGTTTCCCCCGCAACGTCTGCGGCTGGATCAAGGGGATTTACGCCGCCGTGAGGGAAAGCGGCATAAGAGAGATGATCGCCGTTACCGAAGGGGATTGCAGCTACACCAAGGCGCTCATGGAAGTCCTATCCATGGGGGGGATAACGGTCATCCCTTTTGCCTACCCCCTTGACCGCGACCCGCAAAGCCTTAAGGCAGAGATCGAGAAATTGATGGGCCATTTCGGGGTTGGATGGCAGGAAGTGAATGCTGCAAAAGAGCGACTGGACCGCATCCGCCGCAAGATCAGGGAGATCGACAGGCTCACCTGGCAGGAGAACAGGGTATCAGGGGAAGAGAACCACTATTTCCAAGTCTCGGCATCGGACATGAACGGCGATCCCGACCGCTTCGAGGCGGAAATCGACGCCTTCCTGGAGCAGGCAGTCGCCCGCAAACCGTTCAGCGACCGGGTAAGAATCGCCTACCTCGGCGTTCCCCCCATTTTTTCCGGGCTCTACCCATTCCTGGAATCGCTCGGCGCCCGGGTGGTCTTCAACGAAACCCAGCGCCAGTTTGCCATGCCGTACGAAACGCTCGACCTGGTGGAGCAGTACCGCAGCTACACCTACCCTTACGACATCTTTCATCGCCTCGCAGACATCAGCATGGAAATCGACAGGAGGAACATCGACGGGGTCATTCACTATGTCCAGTCGTTCTGCTTCAGACAGATAGAGGACATGGTCATCCGCCGCAAGCTCGACCTCCCCATCCTGACCCTGGAAGGGGACAAGCCATCCCGTCTGGACGCGAGAACGAAGATCAGGATCGAGGGATTCGTGGAAATGCTCGGGGAAAAGCGGTTGCTGGTTGATGGTGAATGA
- the murI gene encoding glutamate racemase — MAWKAIGIFDSGVGGLTVLKEIIKTLPQEDTIYLGDTARVPYGSKSPETVTRYSRQITSFLVQRDIKMLVVACNTASAVSLAALKKEFPIPIVGVIEPGARRAASVTRSGKVGVIGTAGTIKSSAYAKAIKRINPEIEVVTRACPLFVPLAEEGWVDNEVARLTAQAYLQGVKEEGVDTLVLGCTHYPILKGIIAEVMGGGVTLVDSAEETAFTVAEILRGKALLRPSSEKGNHHFFVTDVPAGFIRVGNRFLGGRLGDVYQVSLDEEGKEEEPAGEEI, encoded by the coding sequence TTGGCCTGGAAAGCTATCGGCATATTCGATTCGGGGGTTGGCGGACTCACCGTTTTGAAGGAGATCATCAAGACGCTACCGCAGGAAGACACCATTTACCTGGGGGACACGGCGCGAGTCCCTTACGGCAGCAAGTCGCCCGAAACGGTCACCCGCTATTCCCGGCAGATTACCTCATTCCTGGTGCAGCGGGATATCAAAATGCTGGTGGTGGCATGCAATACCGCTTCTGCCGTTTCCCTTGCCGCCCTCAAAAAGGAGTTCCCCATCCCCATCGTCGGGGTTATCGAGCCGGGCGCCCGCCGTGCGGCTTCCGTGACCAGGAGCGGCAAGGTTGGTGTGATCGGCACTGCGGGAACCATCAAAAGCAGTGCCTATGCCAAGGCAATCAAGCGCATCAACCCGGAGATCGAGGTGGTTACCCGTGCCTGCCCGCTTTTCGTGCCGCTGGCCGAAGAGGGATGGGTCGATAACGAAGTTGCGAGGCTGACGGCGCAGGCTTACCTTCAGGGGGTGAAGGAGGAGGGGGTTGATACCCTGGTGCTCGGTTGTACCCATTACCCGATACTCAAGGGGATCATTGCCGAGGTGATGGGAGGAGGGGTGACACTGGTGGATTCCGCCGAGGAAACCGCGTTTACCGTGGCGGAAATCCTCCGCGGCAAGGCGCTGTTGCGACCGTCATCGGAGAAGGGGAATCATCATTTTTTCGTTACCGATGTGCCGGCCGGTTTTATCCGGGTCGGCAATCGATTTCTGGGTGGACGCCTCGGCGATGTTTACCAGGTGAGTCTCGATGAGGAAGGAAAGGAAGAGGAGCCGGCTGGTGAAGAAATATAG
- a CDS encoding GerMN domain-containing protein, producing the protein MKKYSRSRKGKGLLFVAFIIFAAIVGALVLKKYDVSSLKPQTPPPVEQAGTVLVTLFFADQSGDGLVREGREIDASADLTESVESVVDELISGPVGDHAPVLPYNTQILKVQVQGDLAFVDFGRELVDGLPAGSSAEMTAVYAVVDTIAVNFPQIKKVQITVDGENVATLKGHLDLRQPLAPDFTLEKRP; encoded by the coding sequence GTGAAGAAATATAGCCGTTCCCGCAAGGGAAAGGGATTACTCTTTGTTGCGTTTATCATTTTCGCGGCTATTGTCGGCGCACTTGTGCTGAAAAAGTACGATGTAAGCAGCCTTAAGCCGCAGACCCCACCGCCGGTAGAACAAGCGGGGACGGTCCTCGTCACGCTCTTTTTTGCCGATCAGAGCGGTGACGGACTGGTGCGCGAGGGGCGTGAAATAGACGCAAGCGCAGATCTCACGGAATCGGTCGAATCTGTTGTTGATGAGTTGATAAGCGGACCGGTGGGAGACCACGCGCCGGTGTTGCCCTACAATACCCAGATACTCAAGGTGCAGGTGCAGGGCGATCTGGCGTTCGTCGATTTCGGCAGGGAGCTGGTGGACGGGCTGCCGGCCGGCAGTTCTGCGGAAATGACGGCAGTCTATGCGGTGGTCGACACCATTGCGGTTAATTTCCCCCAGATAAAAAAGGTTCAGATTACGGTGGACGGCGAGAACGTGGCGACCCTGAAGGGGCATCTGGATCTGCGCCAACCCCTTGCCCCCGACTTCACGCTGGAAAAAAGACCGTGA